Below is a window of Paraburkholderia azotifigens DNA.
TCGTCCCAGATCAGGCGTGGATCGAATTGCATCGAGGCGATCATTGTGAGGATCACGACGGAGCCGAACGCGAGCGCGCCCGGTCCTGCCGTGATGACGGCCAGCGACTTGAAGCGCACCAGCGCCACCGTCAGCGTGATGACGAAGATGTCGAGCATCGACCAGCGTCCGATGCGCTCGACGATCCGGTACAGCTTCGTGCGCTCGAGCGGCCGCCACCTCGAGTGACGCTGCGCGGTGCAGGTCAGCAGCGCAAGCACAGAGAGCTTGAGCATCGGCACGAGAATACTGGCGACGAACACGATCATCGCGAGCGGCCAGTCGCCCGACGTCCAGAAGTAGACGACGCCGCTCATGATCGTGTCGTCCTCCGCGCCGAGCAGCGACGACGTGTGCATCACGGGCAGCAGGTTCGCGGGAATGTAAAGCACGGCGGCCGCGATCAGCAGCGCCCACGTGCGCATCAGGCTGTCGGGGTTGCGCCGGTGCATGATCGCGCCGCAGCGCGTGCAGCGTTGCGGGTCCTTCGCGCGCACGCGCGGCTGCACGCGAGAACAGGCGTGACAGGCGATCAGACCGGCGCGCGAGGCCGTCATGTATTTCATCGGCCTGTCATCCCCGGTGCGGTGCGGCCGGACCATCGACAGCGGGCGCGTTCGAGCCGTTATCGTCGCTGTGGCCGTCATGGCTGTCGTGGGCGCGCGCTTCTTCTTCGCGCGCATGCCGCTCGCGCCGCGCCTGCAGCACGCCGAGCCCTTCGGCGACGTCCCACAGCGTGCGCGGATCGAACGTGACGACCACGGCGAACATCAAGGTGAGCGCGCCGAACGCAAACATCGCGGCCTCGGGAATCACGCGCGCGAGACTCACCATTTTCACCATCGTGACGAGCACGCCGAGCATGAACACTTCGATCATGCCCCACGGCCGCACGAACTGGATGCCGCGCAGCACGGAATTGAAGAAAGGCGGCACGACGCCCGCGCGGATGGGAATCAGCAGATAGAGCAGCGCAAGCAGTTCGGTGAGCGGGAACAGCACGGTCGAGCAGAACACCATGATCGCGACGATCTGCATCTCCTCGTCCCACAGCGCGACGATGGCGCCGAGCAGACTGGTTTGCGACGTGATGCCATTGGTTTCCAGTTCAACGATCGGGAAACCCTGCGCGATCAGAAACGTGATCAGCGCGGCGACCGTCATGGCCGTGATGCCGTCCAGCCGACCCGATGCGCTCCAGTACAGCATCGCGCCGCAGCGCTGGCAGCGCGCGATGCGTCCGCGTCCAAGGCGCGGTTTCTGGAACAGCGCGTCGCATTCGTGACAGGCAATCAGATGGTCATGTTCCATGCAGGCGATCGGGAAATGGGAAGCGATGTTGTCGTCGTGTTTGTGGTCGGCGTATTACGGACTGTTACGCGCGCGGCGCTTCATGGATGTCGGGCATGCGTGCGCGGCGTGGCCTGGCGCAATAGTATCAAAGCTCGCTGCGGTAACGTCTTACAGGTAGGCGCGCGTAAGCCCCGTCAGCGGATGCGGCGCCGGCCCTGCGGGGCGTAGGCCTCGTCTGACAGATGCGGCGCACACGGGTTCGAGCGGCAAGCGCAATTTCCGCGCCGCGCGCAAAGGCGTCAGCCAGTTGCCGCTGCTTGCGGTACGATTGGCGCCGCGCAAGCCGTAGGCGCCGATGCCGGATGCGAGCGGAATAATGGCATCGTCCGGGTCGTTTAACGTTTATGTCGACGTCGGTTCTGTCATGGCACATACCTCTTCGTTTCGTTCATTCTCTGAGCGCGGCTCGTCGTACACATCGACGGCCATTGCGCTGCACTGGCTCATCGCGCTTCTGATCGTCTGCGGTTTCGCGCTCGGCTGGGTGATGACGGGCATCCCCGGCTTCACGCCGACCAAGCTCAAATACTTCTCGTGGCACAAGTGGATCGGCGTGACCGTGTTCGCGCTCGTCATCATCCGCATCCTCTGGCGCGCCACGCACACCGTGCCGCCAATGCCTTCGCACATGCCCGCATGGCAGCGCGGCGTCGCGCACTTGATGCACTTCCTGCTGTACCTGCTGATGGTCGCGATTCCCGTGTCGGGCTATCTGTACAGCTCGGCGGCGAACGTGCCCGTCGTCTATCTCGGGCTCGTGCCGCTGCCGCGTCTGATCGCGCCCGATCCGCATCTGAAGGAAGTGTTGAAGGCCGTGCACATCACGCTCAACTACACGCTGCTTGTGCTCGTCGCGCTGCATGTCGCCGCGGCGCTCAAGCATCAGATTCTCGATCGCGACGGCCTGCTGTCGCGCATGATCCCGTTCCTCAAATAAGGACAAACATGAAGGCATCGTTCTACCGCTACATGCTCGCCGCGTTCGCGGCTGCGTCGCTGGTCGCGTCAGGCGGCGCATTCGCGCAGGTCGACATGGGCAAGAGCACGGTCACGGCCATTTCGAAGCAGATGAACGTGCCCGTCGAAGGCAAGTTCAACAAGTTCACGGCGCAGATCGCGTTCGATCCGTCGAAGACGGCGGCAGGCAGCGCGCAGGTGACGGTCGATACGTCGAGCTACGATCTCGGCGACGAAAGCTACAACGAACAGGTGCGCGGCAAGGAATGGTTCGATTCGAAGACATTCCCGACAGCGACATTCGTGTCGAGCGCGATTGCGCCCGCGGGCAACAACCAGTTCAAGGTAACGGGCAAGCTGACCATGAAAGGCAAGTCGCAGACGGTCGTCGTGCCCGTCACGGTGACGAAGCAGGGCGCTTCGCAGGTTTATGACGGCGCGGTGACCGTCAAGCGCTCGCAGTTCGAGATCGGCACGGGCGAATGGAAAGATACGTCGGTGGTCGCGGACGACGTCACGATCAAGTTCCATATCGTTGCCGCGAGCAAGTGATCCGCGGTTCGTAGCAGTCACGCAGACAGAAAAGGAGAATGAATTGAAACCGATGCTTTTGATTGCGGCTGGCGCGCTGGCGTCGTCGATAGCGGCGGGCGCATTCGCCGCCGATACTTATCAGCTCGATCCCACCCATACCTATCCGAGTTTCGAGGCGGACCACATGGGCGGCGTGTCGACGTGGCGCGGCAAGTTCACGAAAAGCTCGGGCACGGTGACGCTCGACCGCGCGGCGAAGACGGGCACCGTCGAGGTCACGGTCGACACGTCGTCGGTACAGATCGGCAATACCAAGCTCGAAGAGCATCTGCGCTCGCCTGATTTCTTCGATGTCGCGAAGTATCCGACGGCGACCTACAAGGGCACGGCGATCAGGTTCGACGGCGATACGCCCGTGGCCGTCGACGGCCAGCTGACGCTGAAGGGCGTCACGAAGCCGGTCAACCTCAAGATCGAGTCGTTCAAATGCATCCAGCATCCCGTGCTCAAGCGCGAGGTGTGCGGCGTGGAGGCGGCGGGCGAGTTCAACCGCGCAGATTTCGGCATGGACTTCGGCACGAAATACGGGTTCAGCATGAAGACCGTGCTGCATATCCAGGCTGAAGGGATCAAGCAGTAAGCATTGCTGTCCGGCGTTGCCGCAAAAACCGCTTCGTTCGCTGTCGCGACGGAGCGGTTTTTTTATTGGCGTCGGTTCCTGGCGCTTTCACCGCTCGTGCCGGATTAATTTCTGGTACATAGTGAGCGACCACAGACGCCGGATCGGTTGTGCGCGCATCGAATCCGGCACGCTGAAAGGACCGGGCGATTGCTACGTGATCTTCACGCCCGTCGCGACGATAACGACTACCCCGCGCGCACCTGGAGATCCGCAATGAGTTCAACGATAGCCGCGAGCAGGGCGCAGAGCCGTTCCGATACGTGGCGCACGGTGGTGGCCGCGTCCATCGGCAATGCGCTGGAATGGTTCGACCTCGTCGTCTACGGCTTTTTCGCCGTCGTCATTTCGAAGCTGTTTTTTCCGGCAGGCAACGAAACGGTGTCGTTGCTGCTGACGCTCGGCACGTTCGGCGTGTCGTTCTTCATGCGGCCGCTGGGCGCGATCGTGCTCGGCGCGTACGCGGACCGGGCAGGGCGCAAGGCAGCACTGACGCTGTCCATTCTGCTGATGATGATGGGCACGCTGATCATTGCCCTGCTGCCGACGTATCAGTCGATCGGGCTCGCGGCGCCGCTGATTCTCGTCGTCGCGCGTCTGATGCAGGGTTTCTCGGCGGGCGGCGAATTCGGCAGCGCAACGGCCTTTCTCGCCGAGCACGTGCCGGGGCGGCGCGGCTATTTCGCCAGCTGGCAGATCGCGAGCCAGGGCATCACGACGCTGCTCGCCGCGATCTTCGGCGCGGTACTGACGGGGCAGCTTTCGCCTGAGCAACTGAATTCGTGGGGCTGGCGCGTGCCGTTTTTCTTCGGCCTGCTGATCGGACCTGTCGCGTGGTACATCCGCACGAAGCTCGACGAAACGCCCGAATTCCTCGCCGCCGAAACCACGCAAACGCCGATTCGCGATACCTTCGCGACCCAGAAGACGCGTCTCTTCATCGGCATGGGCATTGTCGTGCTCGGCACGGTGGCGACGTACCTCGTGCTCTTCATGCCGACCTACGCGATCAAGCAACTGAAGCTCGCGCCGTCCGTGGCGTTCACGGCGATTTCGCTGGTCGGCATCATCCAGCTGGTGTTTTCGCCGATCGTCGGACATCTGTCAGACCGTCACGGCCGCGTGCGCATCATGCTCGTACCCGCCGTGCTCCTGTTCCTGCTGATCTGCCCGGCTTTCTCGTATCTCGTCGCGCATCCGACGTTCGGCACGCTGCTGGCGATGCAGATCGTGCTCGGCATCCTCATGACCGGCTACTTCGGCGCGCTGCCGGGCCTGCTGTCGGAAATCTTCCCGGTGCAAACGCGCACGACGGGCATGTCGCTCGCCTATAACATCGCGGTGACGATCTTCGGCGGCTTCGGGCCGTTCATCATCGCGTGGCTGATCGACGCGACGGGTTCGAAAATCGCGCCGGGCTTCTATCTGATGCTCGCGGCCGTGGTGAGCGTGATCGCGCTGATCGCGGCGCGGCGCAAGCTCGGCTTTCGCTAGACGTCTTCCGGGGCAGTAAACGACAAAGGCCGGTTCGATTGAACCGGCCTTTTGTCTTGATGCCGTTGATCCTGTCAGACGCTAGCGATCAAACCTGCGCGCCTGCGTTCGGATCGTTCGGATCGTGGCGTTCCTTCTTGTCCTTCAGCAGATCTTCGCGCTTGACGCCGAACCACATCGCGAGCGCCGCCGCGACGAACACCGACGAGTAGATACCGAACAGAATACCGACCGTCAGCGCGAGCGCGAAGTAGTGCAGCGTCGGGCCGCCGAACAGGAACATCGACAGCACCATCATCTGCGTACAGCCGTGCGTGATGATCGTACGCGACATCGTGCTGGTAATAGCGTGGTTGATCACTTCGATCACGCTCATCTTGCGTTCGCGGCGGAAGGTTTCGCGGATCCGGTCGAAGATAACCACGGACTCGTTCACCGAGTAGCCGAGCACGGCCAGCACGGCGGCCAGCACGGAGAGCGAGAACTCCCACTGGAAGAACGCGAAGAAGCCGAGAATGATCACGACGTCGTGCAGGTTGGCGATCACGCCTGCAACTGCGTACTTCCATTCGAAGCGGAACGACAGGTAGATCACGATGCCCGCGACCACGCACGCGAGCGCGAGCAGACCGTCGGTGGCGAGTTCCTTGCCGACCTGCGGACCGACGAACTCGACGCGTTGCAGCTTCGCGTTCGCGTCCTGGCCCTTCAGCGAGGCCATTACCTGATCGCTCTGCTGCGCGGACGTCAAACCTTGCTTGAGCGGCAGACGGATCAGCACGTCGCGCGAGGTGCCGAAGTTCTGCACCTGAGCGTCGCCGTAGCCGATCTTCGTCAGCGTGTCACGCACGGGTTCGAGCGGCACGGCGCCGGGATACTGCACTTCGATCACCGTGCCGCCCGTGAATTCGACGGACAGATGCAGCCCGCGATGCAGCAGGAAAAACACGGCGGCGATGAACGTCAGGAGCGAGATCGCGTTGAAGACCAACGCGCGCTGCATGAACGGAATGTCTTTACGGATGCGGAAAAATTCCATGTTCTCTTTCTCCGGGACTCAGCGGGTCGAACCCGGCTTGTTCGTGCCACCCGGCGCGTTGCGATTGCGCAGCGTCGGTTTGCCCGCGCGGGCTTGCGCGCCCGCCTGAGCCTTGGCCTTGGGCTTCGGCGCCTTCGTCGCGGCGATCTGCGCGGCCGTGTCGGTCTGTTGGTCGGCGTTGTCGAGGTAAGCCGCGGCGCCTTCGGCGGCAGCGGGCTTCCACACCTGGCCGATCGCGAGCGATTGCAGTTTCTTCTTGCCGCCGTACCACACGTTCACAAGACCGCGCGAGAAGAAAACGGCCGAGAACATCGACGTCATGATGCCGATACAGTGCACGACGGCAAAGCCGCGCACCGGACCGGAACCGAACGCGAGCAGCGCGAGGCCGGCGATCAGCGTCGTCACGTTCGAGTCGAGAATCGTCGCCCATGCATGCGCGTAGCCGTTCTGGATGGCCAGCTGCGGCGGCGCGCCGTTGCGCAGTTCTTCGCGCACGCGTTCGTTGATCAGCACGTTCGCGTCGATGGCCATACCGAGCGCCAGCGCGATAGCGGCGATGCCCGGCAAGGTCAGCGTGGCCTGCAGCATCGACAGCACGGCGATCAGGAGCAGCAGGTTCACCGATAGCGCGATCATCGAGATCAGGCCGAACAGCATGTAGTACGCGATCATGAAGGCCGCGATCGCGATGAAGCCGTACACGACGGAATCGAAACCCTTCTTGATGTTGTCCGCGCCGAGGCTCGGGCCGATCGTGCGTTCTTCGATGATGTCCATCGGCGCGGCCAGCGAACCGGCGCGCAGCAGCAGCGCGAGATCCGTCGCGGCCTGCGGCGTCGGCTGGCCAGTGATCTGGAAGCGGTCGCCCAGTTCCGACTGGATCGTCGCGACCGTCAGCACTTCGCCCTTGCCCTTTTCGAACAGCACCATCGCCATCGGCTTGCCGATGTTGTCGCGCGACACGCTGCGCACCGCGCGGCCGCCTGCCGAGTCGAGACGGATGTTGACGGACGGACGCTGATGCTCGTCGAAGCCCGCCGACGCGTCGATGATGCGATCGCCCGTGAAGATCACGGCCTTGCGCAGCAGCACGGGCACGGCGTTGCCTTGCGTGAAGAGTTCGTCGCCGGCGGGAACGGGGTCGGACGGATTCGGATGCAGGCCGTTCGGATCGGCGAGGCGCGCTTCGAGCGTCGCCGTGCGGCCGATGATGTCCTTGGCCTTCGCCGTGTCCTGCACGCCCGGCAGCTCGACGACGATGCGGTCGGAGCCTTGCTGCTGGATCACAGGCTCGGCCACGCCGAGTTCGTT
It encodes the following:
- a CDS encoding cytochrome b — translated: MAHTSSFRSFSERGSSYTSTAIALHWLIALLIVCGFALGWVMTGIPGFTPTKLKYFSWHKWIGVTVFALVIIRILWRATHTVPPMPSHMPAWQRGVAHLMHFLLYLLMVAIPVSGYLYSSAANVPVVYLGLVPLPRLIAPDPHLKEVLKAVHITLNYTLLVLVALHVAAALKHQILDRDGLLSRMIPFLK
- a CDS encoding YceI family protein, which produces MLLIAAGALASSIAAGAFAADTYQLDPTHTYPSFEADHMGGVSTWRGKFTKSSGTVTLDRAAKTGTVEVTVDTSSVQIGNTKLEEHLRSPDFFDVAKYPTATYKGTAIRFDGDTPVAVDGQLTLKGVTKPVNLKIESFKCIQHPVLKREVCGVEAAGEFNRADFGMDFGTKYGFSMKTVLHIQAEGIKQ
- a CDS encoding MFS transporter; translation: MSSTIAASRAQSRSDTWRTVVAASIGNALEWFDLVVYGFFAVVISKLFFPAGNETVSLLLTLGTFGVSFFMRPLGAIVLGAYADRAGRKAALTLSILLMMMGTLIIALLPTYQSIGLAAPLILVVARLMQGFSAGGEFGSATAFLAEHVPGRRGYFASWQIASQGITTLLAAIFGAVLTGQLSPEQLNSWGWRVPFFFGLLIGPVAWYIRTKLDETPEFLAAETTQTPIRDTFATQKTRLFIGMGIVVLGTVATYLVLFMPTYAIKQLKLAPSVAFTAISLVGIIQLVFSPIVGHLSDRHGRVRIMLVPAVLLFLLICPAFSYLVAHPTFGTLLAMQIVLGILMTGYFGALPGLLSEIFPVQTRTTGMSLAYNIAVTIFGGFGPFIIAWLIDATGSKIAPGFYLMLAAVVSVIALIAARRKLGFR
- the secD gene encoding protein translocase subunit SecD, coding for MNRYPLWKYAVMLVALVIGLVYTLPNFFGEAPAVQVSSGKATVKLDSTTLSQVEAALASSQIKPDDVTFDNSTQNANIRVRLKDTDTQLRVKDLLQKALNSDPSDPQFIVALNLQSASPHWLTALHALPMYLGLDLRGGVHFLLQVDMAGALNKKLDSDASDARTLLRDKGIRDGGVNRTGQSVVVNFADQDVAESARKQLATGVAELQWATQPNPAGGVQVVGTFTPAVQKTVEDAALKQNITTLHNRVNELGVAEPVIQQQGSDRIVVELPGVQDTAKAKDIIGRTATLEARLADPNGLHPNPSDPVPAGDELFTQGNAVPVLLRKAVIFTGDRIIDASAGFDEHQRPSVNIRLDSAGGRAVRSVSRDNIGKPMAMVLFEKGKGEVLTVATIQSELGDRFQITGQPTPQAATDLALLLRAGSLAAPMDIIEERTIGPSLGADNIKKGFDSVVYGFIAIAAFMIAYYMLFGLISMIALSVNLLLLIAVLSMLQATLTLPGIAAIALALGMAIDANVLINERVREELRNGAPPQLAIQNGYAHAWATILDSNVTTLIAGLALLAFGSGPVRGFAVVHCIGIMTSMFSAVFFSRGLVNVWYGGKKKLQSLAIGQVWKPAAAEGAAAYLDNADQQTDTAAQIAATKAPKPKAKAQAGAQARAGKPTLRNRNAPGGTNKPGSTR
- a CDS encoding paraquat-inducible protein A, translated to MEHDHLIACHECDALFQKPRLGRGRIARCQRCGAMLYWSASGRLDGITAMTVAALITFLIAQGFPIVELETNGITSQTSLLGAIVALWDEEMQIVAIMVFCSTVLFPLTELLALLYLLIPIRAGVVPPFFNSVLRGIQFVRPWGMIEVFMLGVLVTMVKMVSLARVIPEAAMFAFGALTLMFAVVVTFDPRTLWDVAEGLGVLQARRERHAREEEARAHDSHDGHSDDNGSNAPAVDGPAAPHRG
- a CDS encoding YceI family protein; amino-acid sequence: MKASFYRYMLAAFAAASLVASGGAFAQVDMGKSTVTAISKQMNVPVEGKFNKFTAQIAFDPSKTAAGSAQVTVDTSSYDLGDESYNEQVRGKEWFDSKTFPTATFVSSAIAPAGNNQFKVTGKLTMKGKSQTVVVPVTVTKQGASQVYDGAVTVKRSQFEIGTGEWKDTSVVADDVTIKFHIVAASK
- a CDS encoding paraquat-inducible protein A, whose amino-acid sequence is MKYMTASRAGLIACHACSRVQPRVRAKDPQRCTRCGAIMHRRNPDSLMRTWALLIAAAVLYIPANLLPVMHTSSLLGAEDDTIMSGVVYFWTSGDWPLAMIVFVASILVPMLKLSVLALLTCTAQRHSRWRPLERTKLYRIVERIGRWSMLDIFVITLTVALVRFKSLAVITAGPGALAFGSVVILTMIASMQFDPRLIWDDVDQDHGGAAGQAAKPQDPKHE
- the secF gene encoding protein translocase subunit SecF, with product MEFFRIRKDIPFMQRALVFNAISLLTFIAAVFFLLHRGLHLSVEFTGGTVIEVQYPGAVPLEPVRDTLTKIGYGDAQVQNFGTSRDVLIRLPLKQGLTSAQQSDQVMASLKGQDANAKLQRVEFVGPQVGKELATDGLLALACVVAGIVIYLSFRFEWKYAVAGVIANLHDVVIILGFFAFFQWEFSLSVLAAVLAVLGYSVNESVVIFDRIRETFRRERKMSVIEVINHAITSTMSRTIITHGCTQMMVLSMFLFGGPTLHYFALALTVGILFGIYSSVFVAAALAMWFGVKREDLLKDKKERHDPNDPNAGAQV